A single Candidatus Methylomirabilota bacterium DNA region contains:
- the nrfD gene encoding NrfD/PsrC family molybdoenzyme membrane anchor subunit translates to MSVGLQDRPVTWADVNKDVERTVSMPGNLYFGWMCIVALTLFAGIVAWTYQIYTGMGAAGKRTPQMWAMYITTFVFWIGIGHAGTLISAILYLFRAKWRTSIYRGAEAMTVFAVMTAGLFPLIHAGRMWFAYWLTPYPNQRYLWPNFKSPLVWDVFAISTYLTISVVFFIVGLIPDVAALRDRSTGFKKKIFAVIAMGWEGSDVQWKHYRRGYGLLAALATPLVLSVHSVVSFDFAMALVPGWHSTLFAPFFVDGAIFSGFAMVLILILPMRYYFNWYPYITDKHLDAMAKLILVTSLVLTYFYTCEVFTAWYSGDHFERASVFAKATKEYAWAYWLMYFCNSAVPLVLLWKKARTNVVILYIVSILVLIGMWFERFNIIVPGLGHDFYPYTWGTYYPTITDSTIIVGSFAWFFILFLGFIRVMPSLSIVEVKEVLPHPLKHAAHGAHHGGGH, encoded by the coding sequence ATGAGCGTCGGGCTGCAGGACCGGCCGGTGACGTGGGCGGACGTCAACAAGGACGTCGAGCGCACGGTGAGCATGCCGGGCAATCTGTACTTCGGCTGGATGTGCATCGTCGCCCTCACGCTCTTCGCGGGCATCGTGGCGTGGACCTACCAGATCTACACGGGCATGGGCGCGGCGGGCAAGCGCACGCCGCAGATGTGGGCGATGTACATCACCACGTTCGTGTTCTGGATCGGTATCGGCCACGCGGGGACGCTGATCTCCGCCATTCTCTACCTGTTCCGGGCGAAGTGGCGCACGTCGATCTACCGCGGGGCGGAGGCGATGACGGTGTTCGCGGTCATGACCGCGGGCCTGTTCCCGCTGATCCACGCCGGGCGCATGTGGTTCGCCTACTGGCTCACCCCGTATCCGAACCAGCGCTACCTCTGGCCGAACTTCAAATCGCCCCTGGTGTGGGACGTCTTCGCGATCTCGACGTACCTGACCATCAGCGTGGTGTTCTTCATCGTGGGGCTGATCCCGGACGTGGCCGCCCTCCGCGACCGGTCCACCGGCTTCAAGAAGAAGATCTTCGCGGTGATCGCGATGGGCTGGGAGGGCTCGGACGTCCAGTGGAAGCACTACCGGCGCGGTTACGGGCTCCTCGCCGCGCTCGCCACGCCGCTCGTGCTCTCCGTGCACAGCGTGGTGTCATTCGACTTCGCCATGGCCCTGGTGCCGGGCTGGCACTCCACGCTGTTCGCGCCCTTCTTCGTGGACGGGGCCATCTTCTCCGGCTTCGCGATGGTGCTGATCCTCATCCTGCCCATGCGGTACTACTTCAACTGGTACCCCTACATCACCGACAAGCACCTGGACGCGATGGCCAAGCTCATCCTCGTGACCAGCCTGGTGCTGACGTACTTCTACACGTGCGAGGTGTTCACGGCGTGGTACAGCGGCGACCACTTCGAGCGGGCGAGCGTGTTCGCCAAGGCCACCAAGGAGTACGCATGGGCGTACTGGCTCATGTACTTCTGCAACAGCGCGGTCCCGCTCGTCCTCCTGTGGAAGAAAGCGCGCACCAATGTGGTGATCCTCTACATCGTGTCGATCCTCGTGCTCATCGGGATGTGGTTCGAGCGCTTCAACATCATCGTTCCGGGACTGGGGCACGACTTCTACCCCTACACGTGGGGGACGTACTATCCGACCATCACCGATTCCACCATCATCGTGGGCTCGTTCGCGTGGTTCTTCATCCTGTTCCTCGGATTCATCCGGGTGATGCCGTCGCTGTCCATCGTGGAGGTGAAGGAAGTGCTGCCGCACCCCCTCAAGCACGCCGCGCATGGGGCCCATCACGGGGGCGGGCACTAG
- a CDS encoding DUF3341 domain-containing protein — translation MALASVLGIFAHVDTTLQAIRELRAKGFADLTVYTPVPVEEIEEEIEHVRPLSKVRLFTVVGGVTGTATGFFLTIWSSLKWGLVTGGKDPVSIPPFVIIGFELTILFGGLATLLAVFLLGRLPKIRQSATYDPRFTLDRFGVAVACPPDRAQAVSALLSAAGAEEVRR, via the coding sequence ATGGCCCTGGCGAGCGTGCTCGGCATCTTCGCCCACGTGGACACCACGCTGCAGGCCATCCGCGAGCTGCGCGCCAAGGGCTTCGCCGACCTCACCGTCTACACCCCGGTCCCAGTGGAGGAGATCGAGGAGGAGATCGAGCACGTCCGGCCCCTCTCCAAGGTTCGGCTCTTCACGGTGGTCGGCGGTGTCACCGGTACCGCCACCGGGTTCTTCCTCACGATCTGGTCGTCGCTGAAATGGGGGCTCGTCACCGGCGGTAAGGACCCGGTGTCGATCCCGCCGTTCGTGATCATCGGGTTCGAGCTGACCATTCTCTTCGGCGGCCTCGCCACCCTGCTCGCGGTGTTCCTCCTGGGCCGGCTGCCGAAGATCCGCCAATCCGCGACCTATGACCCGCGCTTCACCCTCGACCGCTTCGGCGTCGCGGTGGCCTGTCCGCCCGATCGCGCGCAGGCGGTGAGCGCGCTGCTGTCGGCGGCGGGCGCCGAGGAAGTGCGGCGATGA
- a CDS encoding cytochrome c, translating to MIKKYGLRILFLLCLGLVGMGGATLGGTIAMRWLDNMTVTQAVRPGERAFAMPVGSVPREGGELVFSKEDREAAAQRKNPFPATPESVKKGGELFTIYCVPCHGTSAKGDGLVTTKFIPAQDLTNPDLQKTRTDGFWQHYIGMGGAVMPAYGEALSPEERWHLVNFVRTLAKR from the coding sequence ATGATCAAGAAGTACGGGCTCCGCATCCTCTTCCTCCTGTGCCTCGGGCTGGTCGGCATGGGCGGCGCGACCCTGGGCGGCACCATCGCCATGCGCTGGCTGGACAACATGACGGTGACGCAGGCGGTGCGCCCCGGGGAACGCGCCTTCGCCATGCCGGTGGGGAGCGTGCCCCGCGAGGGCGGCGAGCTCGTCTTCTCGAAGGAGGACCGCGAAGCGGCGGCCCAGCGCAAGAACCCCTTCCCGGCCACGCCCGAGTCGGTCAAGAAGGGTGGCGAGCTGTTCACGATCTACTGCGTGCCGTGCCACGGGACCAGCGCCAAGGGTGACGGGCTCGTCACCACCAAGTTCATTCCCGCCCAGGACCTGACGAACCCGGATCTGCAGAAGACGCGTACGGACGGGTTCTGGCAGCACTATATCGGGATGGGCGGCGCGGTGATGCCGGCCTACGGCGAGGCCCTCTCGCCCGAGGAGCGCTGGCACCTCGTGAACTTCGTGCGCACCCTGGCCAAGCGATGA
- the glp gene encoding gephyrin-like molybdotransferase Glp encodes MITVEEALERILARVGTLGDERVALLDALDRVLAEPVVADREIPPWPNSSMDGYAVSSVDTSVASAESPVVLRMAGHVAAGHLAGRPLARGEAFRILTGAPLPEGADAVIPQEDVQTDGTMVRIPRPVPAGDYVRPRGEDLRPGDRLFEPGRLLSPGDIGVLATLGRSRVRVVRRPVVGVLSTGDEIVDLGGTVGPGQIPNSNTYSLMAQVRAAGAEPVSLGVARDRLDEIEARLGWGLGCDLLISSAGVSVGDHDFVKAALTALGAEQHLWLVNMRPGKPITFATVESPLKGTLPVFGLPGNPVSAMVTFELFVRPAVRRLGGHARLSRPIRSARALAPIPNPGSRRGYLRVVLGERDGALTARLTGEQGSGILRSMSEADGLAVVPGNTTIATGETVPVMLLREG; translated from the coding sequence GTGATCACCGTCGAAGAGGCGCTCGAGCGCATCCTCGCTCGCGTCGGCACGCTCGGCGACGAGCGCGTCGCTCTCCTCGACGCGCTGGATCGCGTGCTCGCCGAGCCGGTCGTCGCCGATCGCGAGATCCCACCCTGGCCGAACTCGTCCATGGACGGTTATGCGGTGTCGAGCGTCGACACGAGCGTGGCCAGCGCCGAGAGCCCGGTCGTCCTTCGCATGGCCGGCCACGTCGCGGCCGGACACCTGGCCGGGCGTCCGCTCGCGCGCGGCGAGGCCTTCCGTATCCTCACCGGCGCGCCGCTGCCCGAGGGCGCCGACGCGGTGATCCCGCAGGAGGACGTGCAGACCGACGGCACGATGGTGCGGATCCCGCGTCCCGTCCCCGCCGGGGACTACGTGCGGCCGCGGGGCGAGGATCTCCGCCCCGGCGATCGGCTCTTCGAGCCGGGGCGCCTGCTCTCACCGGGCGACATCGGGGTGCTCGCCACGCTGGGGCGGAGCCGGGTGCGCGTGGTGCGGCGGCCGGTCGTCGGGGTGCTCTCCACCGGGGACGAGATCGTGGACCTGGGCGGGACGGTGGGGCCCGGCCAGATCCCAAACTCGAACACGTACTCCCTGATGGCGCAGGTGCGCGCCGCCGGAGCCGAGCCGGTGAGTCTGGGCGTGGCGCGCGACCGTCTCGACGAGATCGAGGCACGGCTAGGCTGGGGGCTCGGATGCGACCTCCTGATCTCCTCGGCCGGGGTCTCGGTGGGCGACCACGACTTCGTCAAGGCGGCGCTGACCGCGCTCGGGGCCGAGCAGCATCTCTGGCTGGTCAACATGCGGCCGGGCAAGCCGATCACGTTCGCGACGGTGGAATCGCCGCTCAAGGGCACCTTGCCGGTGTTCGGCCTGCCCGGGAATCCCGTATCGGCGATGGTGACGTTCGAGCTGTTCGTTCGCCCGGCGGTGCGCCGCCTCGGCGGGCACGCGCGCCTGTCCCGGCCGATCCGATCCGCCCGCGCGCTGGCGCCCATCCCCAATCCCGGCAGCCGCCGCGGCTACCTTCGCGTGGTGCTCGGCGAGCGCGACGGCGCGCTCACCGCGCGACTCACCGGCGAGCAGGGCTCCGGAATTCTCCGGTCCATGTCCGAGGCCGACGGCCTCGCCGTCGTGCCGGGCAACACGACGATCGCCACGGGCGAGACGGTGCCGGTGATGCTCCTGCGCGAGGGCTGA
- a CDS encoding YeeE/YedE family protein — MDDSALLFWPSAVLTGLVFGYVIQRGGFCFTRAISNLALMGDAGIMRAYVLALLVAVIGTHLLLAAGLVQIPVRPFRWLANVIGGLCFGVGMVLAGGCSGSTWYRLGEGAVGAWVILLGFAMGATTASVGALAGVREWLQRPELRPGDAPPTLASWLGLSPWVVIAVLAVLAGWWLTRDSREPEHGKWPWPLTGAVVGVLIAAGWWTSSLGGRAVGITFAVNTGQLFTYPLVGYPNQVTWSMVLLLGVPLGALAGALQAGDFRWKLPPGWSLVKIFGGGVLMGAAALIADGCNITQGLTNSATLSLGSLAAFASMGAGAWLTLWALYLRKG; from the coding sequence ATGGACGACTCCGCCCTCCTCTTCTGGCCCTCCGCCGTCCTGACCGGGCTCGTCTTCGGCTACGTCATACAGCGCGGCGGCTTCTGCTTCACCCGCGCCATCTCGAATCTCGCGCTGATGGGCGACGCGGGCATCATGCGCGCCTACGTGCTGGCGCTCCTGGTCGCAGTCATCGGCACGCATCTGCTCCTCGCCGCGGGCCTGGTGCAGATCCCGGTGCGGCCTTTTCGCTGGCTCGCGAACGTGATCGGCGGCCTTTGCTTCGGCGTGGGCATGGTGCTGGCGGGTGGATGCTCCGGGAGCACGTGGTACCGGCTCGGCGAGGGCGCCGTCGGCGCCTGGGTAATCCTGCTCGGCTTCGCGATGGGCGCGACCACCGCGAGCGTGGGCGCACTCGCCGGCGTGCGCGAGTGGCTGCAAAGGCCCGAGCTCCGGCCGGGCGACGCGCCCCCCACCCTGGCCTCGTGGCTGGGTCTCTCGCCCTGGGTCGTCATTGCCGTGCTCGCCGTCCTCGCGGGGTGGTGGCTGACGCGTGACTCGCGCGAGCCCGAGCACGGCAAGTGGCCCTGGCCCTTGACGGGCGCCGTGGTCGGCGTGCTGATCGCCGCGGGCTGGTGGACCTCCTCGCTGGGCGGCCGCGCCGTCGGCATCACGTTCGCCGTCAACACGGGCCAGCTCTTCACCTACCCGCTCGTGGGCTATCCCAATCAGGTGACGTGGAGCATGGTGCTGCTGCTGGGCGTGCCGCTGGGCGCGCTGGCCGGCGCGCTACAGGCGGGCGACTTCCGCTGGAAGCTTCCGCCGGGGTGGAGCCTCGTGAAGATCTTCGGGGGCGGGGTGCTGATGGGCGCGGCGGCGCTGATCGCCGACGGCTGCAACATCACCCAAGGGCTCACCAACTCCGCGACGCTCTCGCTCGGGAGCCTCGCCGCCTTCGCGTCCATGGGCGCGGGCGCGTGGCTCACCCTCTGGGCGCTCTACCTCAGAAAGGGCTGA
- a CDS encoding tetratricopeptide repeat protein, which translates to MTWIRPIPAALVIAASVALAACASDDAGVRALNETTTLRAQLDDMRQRQDVSTREITRLQSQVRALETDAVDKTRDVKAANVELARARVLLEETRGMLREREAAAASPAAIVSPATTANPAATAGPAAARPTVAAARPTVMDPLTPVPPSAPDTSLAVAPPPETLAPAPAAIAPPPAASTPPPALTTPSPATKGAAPVASARPAALPAPAPRPVAPDPRAIPESIAAAKPAPEPRPAPAVKPAPETRPPTAPKLAATPSPAGKPAVRPAPVAVPSAEKLFSAAMANFRAREHGQAVLELTDLITHYPSHGLASAAQLWIGQAYYEQRDYQQALIELKRVSEAYPRSPQVADALLKTGLCQRALGDRSAATRAWEQVIREHPESAAAGQARTLLGSRDSAARGSH; encoded by the coding sequence ATGACGTGGATCCGACCCATCCCCGCCGCGCTGGTCATCGCCGCCTCCGTCGCGCTCGCCGCGTGCGCGAGCGACGACGCCGGCGTCCGCGCGCTCAACGAGACGACGACGCTGCGTGCGCAGCTGGACGACATGCGCCAGCGGCAGGATGTGAGCACGCGCGAGATCACGCGGCTGCAGTCGCAGGTGCGCGCGCTCGAGACGGATGCGGTGGACAAGACGCGTGATGTGAAGGCGGCGAACGTGGAGCTGGCCCGCGCGCGCGTGCTGCTCGAGGAGACGCGCGGCATGCTGCGCGAGCGGGAGGCTGCGGCGGCGAGCCCGGCCGCCATCGTGAGCCCGGCCACGACGGCAAACCCGGCAGCCACGGCGGGCCCGGCCGCGGCGCGGCCGACCGTGGCAGCCGCGCGACCGACCGTGATGGACCCGTTGACCCCGGTGCCGCCGAGCGCGCCGGATACGAGCTTGGCCGTAGCGCCCCCACCCGAGACACTTGCGCCGGCACCCGCAGCAATCGCGCCACCACCCGCGGCGAGTACGCCGCCGCCCGCACTGACCACGCCGTCGCCCGCGACCAAGGGCGCGGCGCCGGTGGCGTCCGCCAGGCCGGCCGCGCTGCCGGCACCCGCGCCGAGACCGGTCGCGCCCGATCCCCGGGCCATCCCGGAATCGATTGCCGCCGCGAAGCCGGCGCCGGAGCCTCGACCCGCGCCCGCGGTCAAGCCCGCGCCCGAGACGCGACCCCCGACCGCGCCGAAGCTCGCGGCGACGCCGTCCCCCGCGGGCAAGCCCGCCGTCCGACCGGCCCCGGTCGCCGTCCCCTCGGCCGAGAAGCTCTTCAGCGCGGCAATGGCCAACTTCCGCGCGCGGGAGCACGGGCAAGCGGTGCTCGAGCTCACCGATCTGATCACCCACTATCCGAGCCATGGCCTGGCCTCGGCGGCGCAACTCTGGATCGGCCAGGCCTACTATGAGCAGCGCGACTACCAGCAAGCGCTGATCGAGCTCAAGCGCGTATCGGAGGCGTATCCGCGGAGCCCCCAGGTGGCCGACGCCCTCCTCAAGACCGGGCTCTGCCAGCGGGCCCTCGGCGATCGGTCGGCCGCCACAAGGGCCTGGGAGCAGGTGATTCGAGAGCACCCCGAGAGCGCCGCGGCCGGGCAGGCCAGGACGCTTCTGGGAAGCCGGGACAGCGCCGCCCGGGGAAGTCACTAA
- the dprA gene encoding DNA-processing protein DprA, translating into MSIVGYAGWRETPRRWGAKGASSAPLPRTIERPDAEFPALARGIEQLPTRLWVRGSVIPEDALAVAIVGSRRATPQGLAVAERLAGDLAARGVTVVSGLARGIDTAAHRGALDAGGRTLAVLGSGVDRVYPPENRALAARIAEHGAVISQFAPGMPALAHHFPVRNRLLAALALGVVVVEAAEASGSLITAGHAADLGREVMAVPGPAGSPSSRGAHGLIRDGAALVEDWEDVVAVLPARWRVCVDTPAPAPAGSGRATDTILALIGAEPASIEELIERSGSSASHVAARLLALELDGRVRQLPGKRFVRVPRG; encoded by the coding sequence ATGTCGATAGTTGGATACGCCGGCTGGCGTGAGACTCCGCGCCGCTGGGGCGCCAAGGGTGCATCGAGCGCTCCCCTCCCTCGCACGATCGAGCGCCCGGATGCCGAGTTCCCGGCCCTGGCGCGGGGTATCGAGCAACTGCCGACCCGGCTCTGGGTCCGGGGCTCCGTGATCCCCGAGGATGCTCTGGCCGTGGCCATCGTGGGGTCCCGGCGCGCAACGCCCCAGGGGCTGGCGGTTGCCGAGCGCCTGGCAGGGGACCTGGCCGCCCGGGGTGTGACGGTCGTGAGCGGGCTGGCCCGGGGGATCGACACCGCGGCGCATCGGGGCGCCCTCGATGCGGGGGGCCGCACGCTCGCGGTGCTGGGCTCGGGTGTGGATCGCGTGTATCCGCCCGAGAATCGCGCGCTCGCCGCGCGCATCGCCGAGCACGGCGCCGTGATCTCGCAGTTTGCGCCCGGCATGCCCGCGCTCGCCCATCACTTTCCCGTCCGGAACCGGCTCCTCGCCGCGCTCGCGCTCGGGGTCGTGGTGGTCGAGGCGGCCGAGGCGAGTGGCTCCCTCATCACCGCCGGCCACGCGGCCGATCTCGGGCGCGAGGTGATGGCGGTGCCGGGCCCGGCAGGATCGCCCTCGAGCCGCGGCGCCCACGGCCTCATCCGCGACGGGGCGGCCCTGGTCGAGGACTGGGAAGATGTGGTGGCGGTGCTTCCCGCGCGCTGGCGGGTCTGCGTGGACACGCCGGCTCCGGCCCCGGCGGGTTCCGGGAGAGCCACCGATACGATTCTTGCACTGATCGGCGCCGAACCTGCATCCATAGAAGAGCTGATCGAGCGGAGCGGCAGCTCCGCGTCCCACGTGGCGGCCCGCCTCCTGGCGCTCGAGCTGGACGGCCGGGTGCGGCAGCTACCCGGGAAACGCTTCGTGCGCGTCCCTAGAGGCTGA